DNA from Arthrobacter sp. FW305-BF8:
AGGTCCGCGGGCGCGGTCTGTGGAGCATCGCACAGCTGCACGCAGGCCAGCAGCGCCGGGTCGACCGCTGCTACGGCATCGACCGTCCCACCGGACCGAAAGAGATGAAGGGCATCAATAGTGATGGCCAGGTTGGGTGAGCCGGTCGCGGTCACGATCCGCACCGCGTCTTGCAGGGTGCTGATGCCCCGAAAAGCCATGAACTCCAGCATTACCCCCATGCCGTGCCGTTCGGCGGTCTCGCAGAGCTCAGCAAGACGACCCACGAGGCCGGGCTCATCCTCCGTTCGATAGTCCTGCCGCGACTCGGAGGTCGCGGCAAGCCAGCGGGCTCCGAGTCCGCCCGCGAATTCGAGCGCCGCGTCGATGGGGACCAGGTCCATGCGAGGCGAGACCCGCACCACTTCGATGTCCAGGACCTCAAGCTGGGTGTCCTCAAGACGATGCTTGATGTCCCGCTGAAGGCTCTTATCCGCCATGACGTCAACGTCTGACGGCAGAGAGGGAAAGAGCCGAAGACCCACACTGTCGAATCCGGCCTTATGTGCGGCATCGATCTGCTCGAGCGGCGAACACGGCAGAACGGTCATGGGCGAGAGGGAGAGCTTATGCATGCGTAGTACCGAGCTCTAGGGGCTTCACAGCCGCCTCTGGCGGCTCGGGAAGCTCGGGCAACCCGGCGAAGATGCGGTTCCTGTTGATCGTGCGGTAGACGCCGGCCTCCATGCCGTGGCGGGCACGGTACCCGAACGCCTCGGCCGCCTTGCTGGAATCGGTTTTCATCTCGAAGAGCAGCGTCGCTCCGGGCGCCAGCTTGAGATCGGCGTCTTCGACTTCAATCTGCGCCTCCGGAAGAAGTTTGCGCACGAAGTCGACCGCTTCGCGGATTGGACGGTAATCACCGTCGATCAGATAGCTCGCAGCCCCGTCCGGCTCCTGGAACTCAAGTGCGGCGAGCATTCCGGCAATAAGATCCTCCACGTACAGGAGGCCGATGCTGCGGTGCCCGAACGGAACCTTGCTGGGGCCCAGCCCGAGGGCGGGCTTGTACAGCAGCTCAGCGAGCCAGGAACTGCCTCCTCCCCGACTCAGCTTGACATGCTCGCCGAAGCCATAGACCCGCATCGGACGAACGCCGGTGATGTTCAGGCCGTACTTCTCCGCGTACGACCGGGCCATCTTCTCGCCCATGAGCTTGGCGGCACCGTAACCGAAGTGCGGGTCGAAGACGCTGTCGTCGTTAACGACCCCAGAAGGGCCAACGGACCGCGAACCGAACACGCTGCTGCTGCTCGCCCACACGACCTTGTCCATGCTGAGCCGGGCCGCCGTCTCGAACACATTCGCCGTGCCCATGACGTTCACTTGGGCCCCGAGCCACGGCTGCGCCTCAGTGGCAGTCGGCAGCAGGGAAGCGAAATGCATGATCGCCCTAACCCCATGCTGCTCGGCGGCGCGCGTCATGTCATCGAGGTTTCCGACGTCACCGACGACGACCTTAACCCTGTCGCGCACCCCGCCCCCGATCAGGTAGTCCACGTACTCGAGTTCGGGCAGCTCGCCGTTGGGATCCCCCGTACCGCCCAGGTATCCGTAGATCACCACGTCCTGGCCGGCCTCCAGCAGATCACGAACCGCATATCCGCCAACAAAACCCACCCCGGTCACCATTACCGCCACATCAAACTCCTCTGTTCTCCGTCGACATTGACGGTCGCATTCAACGCGTTCATAAATAGGGATACATCAATGATATGCCGAACAAGCATCCGTCAACCAGCCCGCTCATTTGGCATTATTGCCATACGTTGCCGGGGCTCAGTCGTCGAACAGGAACACGCCCTTGCCGGCATCCTGCTGGTCGAACCATTCGTAAGCTTCGACCACTTGGTCCAAGCGCCATCGATGGCTGTAGAGGCCGTCGATGTCCAGGTTCTTAGACACGATAAACTCCGCACACTGACGCTGCGCCATGATGGACATTGAGATTGACGGCAGCACACTGATCTGCAGCCGGTGAGCGCCCAGAACCGGGAATCTCACCTCGCCGCCCAGGCCTATTAGGGCGATCTTTCCCCACGGTGCCAGCACGCCGAGGCCGTCGGCGATGGCGGGCGAGGCACCGGAAGTCTCGAGGACCAGCGGTACTCCTGAGCCGCCGGTTAGGTCGCGAACAGCCGTCGGCACATCGCACTCCGTCGGATTGAGCGTTGCTTCGGCGCCCACCCGCGCTGCATGCTCAAGTCGTGACGGCATCGGGTCGATTGCGATCACCCTGGCGCCACGCGCCGCGGCGAGCAGGGTCGCCGACAGCCCCACGGGACCTTGACCGAACACCGCGATCGTGGCTCCGCCAATATCACCCAATCGCTGGAGCCCGCCCCATGCCGTACCGGTCCCGCACCCCACCGCAGCCCCAGTCTCGAAGGACAGCGCGTCGTCAAGCGGGATGATCGTGTCGGCCGGAGCCCGCATTAGCCGTGCATGGGCTCCATGCTCATGAGTGCCGAACACTCGCATGGAGACCCGGCACATCTGCGGCCAACCGGAGCGGCACAGATCGCACATGGTGCATCCGCGGTAGTGGTGCACCATGACACGATCCCCCACCGCCGCCACAGCTGGATTGACGCCGACCCCTACGGCCTGGACTACACCCGCCGGCTCGTGGCCGGCGATACACGATCCCATGGTGTTCTCGGTCCCGGGTCGGTCACGATAGAAGTGCAGGTCACTGCCACACATTCCCGACGCGCGGATCGCTACGATGACTTCACCAGGTCCTGGTTCGGGATCCGGGAACTCGTGAAGCTCGACTGTACGGTTACCCATGAATACTGCACCTAGCACTGCTTCTCCTCTATCAACGTTTAGCTACGGGGTGGCTCCCTGGCGCGGGTGGGCAGCGACGGGAAGGTTCTCTAGACCCTGTCCTCGATGCCACCTCATTCGAAGAACTGCGACGTCGACGCCAGCGCCGACCTGAGAGTTTGGGACCGCGTCACGACGAGCGTGTCGCGCCGATCATGATGACGGCGGCCACCGCAGGAACGTCGCCGCGGTTCTGCCACGCGTGCTTGGTGCCGCGCATTACCCATGTGTCCCCAGGACGCAGCAGCGTCTCGCCGGTCTCCGAAATGGCCCATAGCTCACCGGAAATGATGGTTCCGATATCGACAGTGTCCGTCGCGTGCAGGCCGGGGATGTCGCTGTCCACAAGTGAGTCCCCGATGCCGCCGGCCGCGAGTGCATCGCGGTACCCGGCCTCGTAGTCCCACTCGCTATCGGGGGCGTAGGTAGTAACCATGAACTTGTACCCCCCGGACGGAGGCATGTTGGCGGCCTTCTCTGTGAGGGTGTTTTCGGCAAGAACGTCGGAGGGGACCGACGTTTGCTCCCACAAGTGGTTCAGCGTCCACGCTTCGGTCACGAGGCGGGTCTCGGTGTAGCCATCGCTCGCGATGGTTGACCGGTTCTGGTCGTCGAGCCCGAAGACTACACGCCGAGCCCGGGCATCTTTGGCTTTATCCGACATCATCGTCTCCTTGGTAATTTTAGGGGTGGCTGCGCAGGTCGATGCGATCGTATCGCCGCACAACGTACCCAGGGAGCGCCTACCTCAACTAACTTCCGGGAGTGGCGACGCAAGAAGTATTGTGTATCAACACCCTACGGGTCCGCTGGGTGCACTCACCTTGGAGCCGCTCCCATTCTTATATGCGTACGTTGGTACGATATACAGAAGATGGGAGTGCGTCAAGCAACTCAGTCTTCTCGATTGATGCTCGGCAGCCCCCCTCACGGACAAAGGATTTGGTCGCTTCCTGTCGTGGCCGACGACCACTGCTACGTGTGCTGAGAGACCCTGCATCCAAGGTGTCTAAGGAGACACTGCTGACAACCAACGGCAAACATCGACGCAGCGGCGACGAGCTGATGCTAGAGAGCCCCGGTGTTGCTGGCTGGGCACTTCACCTTAGATTTGACCACAGGGAAACTCGCCACGTCGCGGAGCCGGCATACGGCACACCGTCTGATAGTCTCCGTCGCTGCAATAGAAGTGCGTAAGTTCTACAGGTCCTCTTTGCGGCCAATTCTCCCCCCGCAGTGCCGCAAGAATCCCAACGCCGCATGAGGCATGATCCAGAAGGATGAACGACTCCTGTGCCAACGTCGGCGTGTTCGTGATACTGCTCGACAGGAGCACGCCCTGGGAACTCCTAGGAGCGTTCCCTTTCCACACTTAAGACTGACGCTGCCGATCGCGACGGCGTCGACTGCACCGAATCTAGAACGAAACGGGCGAAGTGGCGATCCCCCGAGCACATAGCCCAAACCTGCGCTGAGCATGTTCCGAACCTTTGCGGGAGAGCATGCGGACCCGAACCTCGATCTGCCCCGATTCCACGGACGGAGCTCGAAACCCACTTCGAGCAGACTGTCGGTCCTCAGCTTCTTGCACCGCCGGCTCACATCGCGGGCGCACCTGGGATCGCTGTTCGCCCGGGCCGGCAAGAACCTCCCGGCCAGCCCACTTACCCTCGTAATCGGCCTCCAGAAGTGGCCGCGTGGCCGAGCCTTCCGCCGCTACAGGGTGTCCGTGCCCTCCCGATATACGGACGCTGATGCGGCCGAGGTCTCTTCGGTCCGCGTGGATATCGCCGCACGGCACTTGGACAAGGGCCCGGGCCTGCGGGTGCTGAGCCTGCGCACCTGCTCAGCGAACGCATCGGCTGCAAAGGCTCGCCAGGCATCGCTATCGGAAAACGTTATGAGTATGATCCACGGTTTGTGGGACGGCTCGACGGCGCCCCAACACAAGACTTACCGGCTCTGAATCTGGGAATGCCGCAACCATAATCGGGGCTTTTTTTAGATCAGGTTATGAGAGCGGGTGATGTGGACCATGTGATTACTGACACCTTCTTGCGCGTGAGTCAAACCGGCGCTATGGTCGTAATTCCGGACAAGCGTTCGAACCCGCGAATGGAACGGCTCAAAAGCTACCACCCCCGCACCCGTGTCAGTAGAGGATAATAAAGATGCACAACGAAGTGCTGGTACCAGGCGGCGTTGATCGCGCCCCGTCGTCACAGAATCACGCTAGATCATCACCGAGGCGTACCGACTTAAAGTATCGGGTGCCGTCAAAGTACCTTGCGAGCTGGATTGCGCTGGCCGCCGTATTGATCATCGCGATCGTCGTGCAGCCCGCGACGTTTGACCGTTTCTCCGTCTTGCTCATCACGGCGCTGGCCGGATGCCTACTGCTCGCCAGCCTTGGCCAGAACCTTGTCGTGATGGTTGGAGCCATCGACCTTTCCGTGCCTGCATTGATAACCCTCGCCGCGGCCTTGAGCGCACACCTTGTGGGTGAGGTCGGAAGCCTCGAAGCCTTCCTCATTATCGTCGTGGCGAGCGCAGGGATCAGTGCAATCAGTGGTGCGCTGATCGCATACCTTCGGCTCAACGCTCTCATCGTGACATTCGCCATGAACGCAGTCGTCGCCTCCGGGCTGATCCTCTGGCTGGGTCAGAGTTACTCCAGTGCTGGACAAGCCGACAAGTGGCTGGTGGACATCGCGAGCGGCAGCTGGCTAAACGTCAGCTCCGTGTTCTGGTTGGCACTCGCGGTCGCCGGGGCAGTGGCATTCCTGCTCTCGCACACACGCCTCGGCCGTCGCGTGGCCGCAATCGGAGACAACAGGCAAGCCGCCCACATCCTGGGCGTGCGTACCGGACTGGGCATCACTACGACGTTTGCTTGCGCTGGCATTTGCTATGCGCTCGCGGGGATGGCCCTTGCGGGGGTCGTCAAGATCCCGAATGCCACAATCGGCGCCCAGTACCAGCTGACGACGATCACAGTTGTTGCTATCGCCGGAACGTCATTCGCAGGCGGCGGGTCTTCGATCGCAGCTCTCAGCGGCGCGGCCCTGCTCCTTCCCACCCTCACGCAGATACTTGCACTGCAGAACCTGAGCCCCGGTGCCCTGTACATCGTGCAGAGCGTGTTACTGGTCGGCGCGGTCTCTCTGAACATCTGGTCGCAGCTTGGCCGCAACGGCTGGCACCGCCTCCGTTCTCGATTCTCTTCCCCTGTGACGAGCCCATGAGAGGCGTCCTCCCCGCGCCCAGTTCCCCCCCGCCATCACCCGATCGGAACCAGAGTCGGTTCGCCGGTCCAATAATGAAGGGTCACATCATGAACATTTCCTCCCCACGACGTTTCCACCGGTGGAGCGCGCTCGCAGGAGCGGTGGCGCTCGCAATCCTCCTCCCCGGGTGCGCGAGCTCTACGACTACCGGTTCGGGTAGTGCTACCTCCGCTAGCTATCCGACAGCTAGCCCTGATGCAGTCAAGACCGCGATGCTACGGGCGATGAACCCCGACTTGGGCAACGAAAAGCTGGCCCCCGAGATCAGCACGGTCTTCCACTCGGCGGCGACACCGCTCACAGCGGACCAGGAGAAAATTTGGAACGAGTGCATCGGTCAAGCCATTTGCCAAACCGGACGTGGCGACAAAACGGTGGCAGTCATCGATGACGTGGCGAACCCCGTGCTCAGCCTCGCGTACGGTGAGCTCTTGGCCCAGGCGATCCAGTCCGGACAGGTAAGCAAGATCATCCATTCAAAGGCGAATGGCGACGTAAACCAGTACCTTACTGCCTTCCGTCAGGCAATCGCACAAAACGTAAGCATGATCTTCAGCGAAATGAATACGTTCGGCAAGCAGCTTGGACCCGTATTGAACGAGGCCAAAGCAGCGGGCATACCGGTAGTTAACGGAACGACCATTCTGCCCGAAGACATCGCAAAGAATCTCGGCGTCGAGATTTACGGCTCGCCCTGCGACATGTGGACCAAGGCGGCACCAATACTGACGAAGCACTTGGCCGACAAGGGCATCACCAGTCCAACGTATGCGGAGTTCAGCGGCCCTGCTGGCAACTCCTACGCTGCGTCATGGCAGCCGTGTGCGGAGCGAGAACTTGATGCTCTCGGCTGGACCAAGGTCTACACGGGTTACGACGTCTGGACTCCACAGGGGCAATCACAGGCCGTGGCCGCACTCCTTGCCTCGGGCAAAAAGCCTAACGCCGTCGTGCTCGACATCTCCCCCGTGCAGTTCCTCCAGGGTTATATCGATAGCGGGAGCCAGCTTCCGCTGATAGCCGTCTCCGGCTCAGTCGATATCAACGCGCTGAAGGACGTCCGCGCGGCACAACAAAAAGGAGCGAACCCTGATGTCTGGTCGATGTCCAGTCAGCTCGTCCTCTTCCGCCTTGCGCTAGTTGCCGGACTGGAGGTGACGGGCGGAGGTTCTGCGTCGTCGAGCCGAATGATGTATCCGCTCAGCATGGTCCCTTTTACTGACACCCTTAAGACGGCGAATCTGAATGTCAATGGCAATGCAGCCGCCGGCTCTCTTTTGACGCCCGACCAGCAGAACGAAGCAATCAAGCATTGATCGACGCCAGCAGCCACTAACAAGAAACGACATCGACACATGAACAGCGATCTCGCAACGACATACAACAGGTCGGGGGCGCCGACGACAAACACAACGTCCAAGGAGCGCAGCGACGCGAACACTCTCGAATTATCTCATGTTACTAAGCGCTTCCCTGGCGTAACAGCGCTCGACGCTGTGAGCTTCAATTGCCGTCCAGGTGAGGTGCACGCGCTGGTCGGAGAGAACGGATCGGGAAAGTCCACCCTGATCAAGGTAGCCGCCGGCGTCGTGAAGCCTGATGACGGCGAAGTGAGGGTGGGTAACGTCCCGCTGCGGTCGGCGGATCCACGTGAGGCGAGAAGACTCGGGTTGAGCACCGCGTACCAAGACACCTCGTTGGTCAACGAACTCACCGTTGCGCAGAATCTGCAACTTTCTTTCCAGGGGGTGCGCAAGTCTCCTCCCAAGGATGTCAGCAGCCTGCTCAGCGAGTACGAGTTGCCGTTCGGCCCTGGCGATCATGTCCGCTCGCTCGGGCCGGGCGCCCGGCAGATGCTGGAAGTGGTCCGGTCCCTATGTCACGAGCCGCGCGCTCTCATCCTCGATGAGCCCACAGCCGCCTTGGACATGCAATCGGCCGGGCAACTGCAAGAGTGGATCCGACGAGCCAGGGACAAGGGCATAGCGATCGTATATGTCAGTCATCGACTGGAAGAGATCCGCCAGCTCGCCGATCGCCTCACCGTGATTCGGGACGGTGTTATGCGCGGGACGTACAGTCACGGCAACTGGAGCGTTGACGAGATCGTCGAACTCATGGTCGGCGCGAAGGTCGAGCTCGAGTTCCCACGCCGCCCTCCCGTGCCGGAAAACGCGGACACTCGACTCGAGTTGACGGATCTCGTCGGCCCCGGAATCGGCCCGCTATCTCTGCGCGTCCGTAGTGGCGAGGTGATCGGTATCGCCGGTGCCGAGGGAAACGGGCAGCGCCAACTTCTCCGCGCTCTCGGTGGCAGCGTGCAAGCGAGCTCGGGCACGACCACGATCGACGGCACCACCCGGCAACTGACCAG
Protein-coding regions in this window:
- a CDS encoding sugar phosphate isomerase/epimerase family protein; translation: MTVLPCSPLEQIDAAHKAGFDSVGLRLFPSLPSDVDVMADKSLQRDIKHRLEDTQLEVLDIEVVRVSPRMDLVPIDAALEFAGGLGARWLAATSESRQDYRTEDEPGLVGRLAELCETAERHGMGVMLEFMAFRGISTLQDAVRIVTATGSPNLAITIDALHLFRSGGTVDAVAAVDPALLACVQLCDAPQTAPADLIEEARQNRLYPGEGDLPLADLMRMLPADIPVSVEIPSRSRAHLSAHERATHAARSARPMIPAPSL
- a CDS encoding NAD-dependent epimerase/dehydratase family protein, encoding MVTGVGFVGGYAVRDLLEAGQDVVIYGYLGGTGDPNGELPELEYVDYLIGGGVRDRVKVVVGDVGNLDDMTRAAEQHGVRAIMHFASLLPTATEAQPWLGAQVNVMGTANVFETAARLSMDKVVWASSSSVFGSRSVGPSGVVNDDSVFDPHFGYGAAKLMGEKMARSYAEKYGLNITGVRPMRVYGFGEHVKLSRGGGSSWLAELLYKPALGLGPSKVPFGHRSIGLLYVEDLIAGMLAALEFQEPDGAASYLIDGDYRPIREAVDFVRKLLPEAQIEVEDADLKLAPGATLLFEMKTDSSKAAEAFGYRARHGMEAGVYRTINRNRIFAGLPELPEPPEAAVKPLELGTTHA
- a CDS encoding zinc-binding dehydrogenase codes for the protein MRAPADTIIPLDDALSFETGAAVGCGTGTAWGGLQRLGDIGGATIAVFGQGPVGLSATLLAAARGARVIAIDPMPSRLEHAARVGAEATLNPTECDVPTAVRDLTGGSGVPLVLETSGASPAIADGLGVLAPWGKIALIGLGGEVRFPVLGAHRLQISVLPSISMSIMAQRQCAEFIVSKNLDIDGLYSHRWRLDQVVEAYEWFDQQDAGKGVFLFDD
- a CDS encoding ABC transporter permease, with protein sequence MHNEVLVPGGVDRAPSSQNHARSSPRRTDLKYRVPSKYLASWIALAAVLIIAIVVQPATFDRFSVLLITALAGCLLLASLGQNLVVMVGAIDLSVPALITLAAALSAHLVGEVGSLEAFLIIVVASAGISAISGALIAYLRLNALIVTFAMNAVVASGLILWLGQSYSSAGQADKWLVDIASGSWLNVSSVFWLALAVAGAVAFLLSHTRLGRRVAAIGDNRQAAHILGVRTGLGITTTFACAGICYALAGMALAGVVKIPNATIGAQYQLTTITVVAIAGTSFAGGGSSIAALSGAALLLPTLTQILALQNLSPGALYIVQSVLLVGAVSLNIWSQLGRNGWHRLRSRFSSPVTSP
- a CDS encoding substrate-binding domain-containing protein, which encodes MNPDLGNEKLAPEISTVFHSAATPLTADQEKIWNECIGQAICQTGRGDKTVAVIDDVANPVLSLAYGELLAQAIQSGQVSKIIHSKANGDVNQYLTAFRQAIAQNVSMIFSEMNTFGKQLGPVLNEAKAAGIPVVNGTTILPEDIAKNLGVEIYGSPCDMWTKAAPILTKHLADKGITSPTYAEFSGPAGNSYAASWQPCAERELDALGWTKVYTGYDVWTPQGQSQAVAALLASGKKPNAVVLDISPVQFLQGYIDSGSQLPLIAVSGSVDINALKDVRAAQQKGANPDVWSMSSQLVLFRLALVAGLEVTGGGSASSSRMMYPLSMVPFTDTLKTANLNVNGNAAAGSLLTPDQQNEAIKH